Proteins from a single region of Carassius carassius chromosome 25, fCarCar2.1, whole genome shotgun sequence:
- the LOC132104560 gene encoding cytosolic 5'-nucleotidase 3-like, with translation MIPELSQSSVRMKEPERVEQVLSSMRSAGAGTLQVISDFDMTLTRFSYNGKRCPTSHNIMDNSKLISEECKAELKNLLDTYYPIEIDSRRSVEEKLPLMVEWWTKAHELLVQQKISKDSLAVIVRESEAMLRDGYQQFFDHLHQMSVPLLIFSAGVGDVLEEVIRQAGVFHPNVKVFSNYMDFDESGVLQAFKGELIHIYNKREGALLNAEHFKELQSRCNVLLLGDSLGDLNMSDGVMDLENILKIGYLNDKVDERRESYLNSYDIVLEKDETMDVPNAILLYITGQ, from the exons ATG ATTCCTGAGTTATCACAGAGTTCAGTGAGAATGAAGGAGCCCGAGAGAGTGGAGCAGGTATTGAGCTCCATGAGGAGCGCTGGAGCAGGCACACTTCAG GTAATCTCAGATTTCGATATGACTCTCACCAGGTTCTCTTACAATGGCAAACGCTGTCCTACCTCCCATA ATATTATGGACAATAGCAAACTGATCAGTGAAGAGTGCAAAGCCGAG CTGAAGAATCTTCTGGACACTTACTACCCTATAGAGATTGATTCCAGACGCTCAGTTGAAGAGAAGTTGCCGCTCATGGTTGAATG gtggacCAAAGCTCATGAGCTCCTTGTGCAGCAGAAGATCAGTAAGGATAGTTTGGCTGTAATTGTGAGAGAGTCTGAAGCCATGCTGAG GGATGGCTACCAGCAGTTCTTTGATCATCTCCATCAGATGTCTGTTCCTCTGCTGATCTTCTCTGCTGGAGTCGGGGATGTGTTAGAGGAAGTAATCAGACAAGCTGGTGTGTTCCATCCTAATGTTAAAGTCTTCTCCAATTACATGGACTTTGACGAGTCT GGTGTTTTGCAGGCATTTAAAGGAGAGCTGATTCATATCTACAACAAACGAGAAGGAGCTCTGCTCAATGCTGAGCACTTCAAGGAACTGCAGAGCCGCTGTAATGTCCTCCTGCTCGGAGACTCTCTTGGGGATCTCAACATGTCTGATGGAGTCATGGACTTAGAAAACATCCTGAAGATCGGATACCTCAATGATAAG GTGGATGAGAGGAGAGAGTCATACTTAAACTCCTATGATATCGTTTTGGAGAAAGATGAAACCATGGATGTTCCTAATGCCATCTTACTGTACATCACAGGACAATGA
- the LOC132104555 gene encoding carnitine O-acetyltransferase-like, with the protein MILERIPPRICSVFMHRAALRPAHSSSVPPQPVPPLPLTLRRYLTALEPLLPPDELEHTRRIVQKFGCPGGLGERLQRELLNRAKHSHNWISDWWVQWAHLECRQPLAVHSNPAISLPKRDFTDWRGQLVFASKLIAGVLDFKAQVDSGRLAPEYMRGQPLCMELFPQLFSSCRIPGPKHDHVVHYRRPRRGPAHITVVRNYQFFQLDVYNSDGTPLTESQIHAQLLRIRSQSWKTDKEPMGILTSEHRHTWGQAYTRLLRDKINKESVRLIEKSIFTLCLDSPVMRISDEKYSSKMAAQILHGGGTYSNSGNRWFDKTLQFVVGEDGSWGLLYEHATAEGPPISTLLDHVLEYCKKADRTRAPLIPLPMPKKLYFYINSEIKWDLEMAKQNLDILINDLDIKCFNFQRFGKEFVKQLKLSPNSFTQVAIQLAYYRVHSEVCAACDIASLRMFSGGRTDYIRSPTNQMLSFIRAFDDDAVPREAKVQLLREAVDAYSILTEQSLKGQGIDCHLLGLKLQAIEEGLSVPRIFMDTAYGLATHWKLRTGQVPTNTDSVMCFGPLVPDGYAVCYNPQQDHVHFSITAFNCCEETNAEKLALTLERALRDLQELFQPTV; encoded by the exons ATGATTTTAGAGAGAATACCTCCAAGAATATGCTCTGTATTCATGCACAGG GCCGCTCTGAGACCGGCGCACTCCTCGTCGGTGCCGCCGCAGCCGGTGCCTCCGCTCCCGCTGACGCTGAGGCGCTACCTCACGGCCCTGGAGCCGCTCCTGCCGCCCGACGAGCTCGAGCACACCCGCAGGATCGTGCAGAAGTTCGGCTGCCCTGGAGGACTGGGCGAGAGACTGCAGCGAGAGCTGCTGAACCGAGCCAAGCACTCACACAACTGG ATTTCAGACTGGTGGGTGCAGTGGGCACATCTGGAGTGCAGGCAGCCCTTGGCAGTGCATTCGAACCCTGCCATCTCTCTGCCCAAACGAGACTTCACTGACTGGAGAGGCCAACTAGT GTTTGCATCGAAGCTCATTGCAGGAGTGTTGGACTTCAAAGCTCAGGTGGACAG TGGGAGGCTGGCTCCGGAGTACATGCGCGGACAGCCGTTGTGTATGGAGCTGTTTCCTCAGTTGTTCTCCTCCTGTCGAATCCCAGGCCCCAAACATGACCATGTGGTTCACTACAGACGTCCACGCCGTGGCCCAGCGCACATTACAGTGGTCAGGAACTACCAG TTTTTCCAGCTggatgtttataacagtgatggAACACCATTGACCGAGAGTCAGATCCATGCTCAGCTGTTGCGCATCCGCTCTCAGTCGTGGAAGACCGATAAGGAACCGATGGGGATCTTGACCAGCGAGCATCGGCACACCTGGGGTCAGGCTTACACACGCTTGCTCAGAG aTAAAATCAATAAAGAATCTGTGAGGCTGATTGAGAAATCGATCTTTACATTGTGTTTGGACTCTCCGGTTATGAGGATTTCTGATGAGAA GTATTCTAGTAAAATGGCAGCGCAGATTTTGCATGGAGGAGGGACTTACTCAAACAGTGGCAATCGCTGGTTTGACAAGACCCTACAG TTTGTTGTTGGTGAGGATGGGTCTTGGGGTCTCTTGTATGAACATGCGACAGCCGAAGGTCCACCTATATCCACATTGTTGGATCACGTACTAGAATACTG TAAGAAAGCGGACAGAACGCGAGCTCCTTTGATTCCTCTGCCCATGCCCAAGAAACTCTACTTCTACATCAACTCTGAGATCAAATGGGATCTAGAGATGGCCAAGCAGAATCTGGACAT TCTCATCAACGATTTGGAcatcaaatgttttaatttccaGCGCTTTGGAAAAGAGTTTGTCAAACAGCTCAAGCTGAGTCCAAACTCCTTCACCCAGGTGGCGATTCAGCTGGCCTACTACCG gGTCCACAGTGAAGTGTGTGCAGCCTGTGACATCGCCTCTCTGAGGATGTTCAGCGGAGGACGAACAGACTACATCCGCTCTCCAACCAATCAGATGCTGAGCTTCATACGGGCCTTTGATGATGATGCGGTTCCT agagaAGCCAAGGTGCAGCTGCTGAGAGAGGCGGTTGATGCCTACAGCATCCTCACAGAGCAG TCGCTGAAGGGGCAGGGTATAGACTGCCACCTGCTGGGTCTCAAACTTCAAGCCATCGAGGAGGGACTGAGCGTGCCCCGAATCTTCATGGACACGGCCTATGGACTTGCCACTCACTGGAAACTCAGAACAGGACAG GTGCCCACCAATACAGACAGTGTGATGTGTTTTGGACCGCTGGTTCCAGATGGATATGCAGTCTGTTACAATCCACAGCAAGATCACGTCCACTTCTCCATCACTGCCTTCAACTGCTGTGAGGAAACCAACGCGGAGAAGCTGGCTCTCACATTGGAACGAGCGCTTCGTGATCTCCAGGAGTTATTTCAGCCCACTGTTTAG